Proteins encoded in a region of the Candidatus Neomarinimicrobiota bacterium genome:
- a CDS encoding enoyl-CoA hydratase/isomerase family protein: MPAQLWDYVRVDRDGWIAILTLSRPPVNALSQPMVADLSAAAGVLAEMDRASVVLVRSALPHFCAGADLKEREQLPQEQVAGAVAAIKASLDAIARLPQPTIAAVGGAATGGGAELALACDLRIMAEDVRFGLTETKLGVIPGAGGTQRLARIVGPSKAKELIFTAATLDGAACYDLGLANRLTRPELLDEAARSFAGELARNAPLALRAAKQAILEGLDLPLREGLLAEAKAYAGLVGTRDRNEGLKAFLDKRPPEWRGK; the protein is encoded by the coding sequence ATGCCAGCCCAGTTGTGGGATTACGTACGGGTCGACCGCGACGGCTGGATTGCCATCCTGACTCTTTCCCGGCCGCCGGTCAACGCTCTGTCTCAGCCTATGGTGGCCGATCTCAGCGCGGCAGCGGGCGTCCTGGCGGAGATGGATCGTGCCAGTGTGGTGCTGGTCCGCTCCGCTCTGCCCCACTTTTGCGCCGGCGCCGATCTGAAGGAGCGCGAGCAGCTGCCTCAGGAGCAGGTGGCAGGAGCGGTAGCGGCTATCAAGGCCAGCCTGGATGCCATTGCGCGGCTTCCCCAGCCCACCATTGCCGCGGTGGGCGGTGCAGCCACGGGCGGCGGGGCGGAGTTGGCCCTGGCCTGTGACCTGCGCATCATGGCCGAGGACGTCCGGTTTGGCCTGACGGAAACAAAATTGGGCGTCATCCCCGGGGCTGGCGGCACTCAGCGGCTGGCCCGGATCGTCGGGCCGTCCAAAGCGAAAGAGCTGATTTTCACCGCAGCCACGCTGGATGGGGCTGCCTGCTACGACCTTGGACTTGCTAACCGGTTGACGAGGCCGGAACTGCTGGACGAGGCGGCCAGGTCATTTGCCGGCGAATTGGCACGCAATGCACCGCTGGCGCTACGCGCCGCCAAGCAGGCCATTCTGGAGGGGCTGGATCTGCCGCTCAGGGAAGGATTGTTGGCGGAGGCAAAGGCCTATGCAGGCTTGGTTGGCACCCGGGACCGTAATGAGGGGCTCAAGGCGTTTCTTGATAAGCGGCCGCCCGAGTGGCGCGGGAAATAG
- a CDS encoding type II toxin-antitoxin system RelE/ParE family toxin, with product MPYAVYILAQAEDDLFDVYRHVASADSEQKADRLIQKLRALCLDLAELPERGHVPPELEFIGVLDYLEVHDKPYQVIYQVIGEQFYVHAVIDGRRDLPELLEQRLLRP from the coding sequence GTGCCTTACGCGGTCTATATCCTCGCGCAGGCTGAGGATGACCTGTTTGACGTCTATCGGCATGTAGCCTCGGCGGACTCTGAGCAAAAGGCGGATCGGTTAATCCAGAAACTTCGGGCGCTGTGTCTCGATCTTGCGGAACTACCTGAGCGCGGCCATGTGCCCCCCGAACTTGAATTCATCGGCGTATTGGACTACCTCGAGGTCCACGACAAGCCCTATCAGGTCATCTACCAAGTGATTGGCGAGCAATTCTATGTGCATGCCGTCATTGACGGGCGCAGGGACCTCCCGGAACTACTTGAGCAACGACTATTGCGACCATGA
- a CDS encoding peptidylprolyl isomerase, with protein sequence MATLTTIRERQKVILWAFLAIFILSLSLGGLVGGANVIDQIFGSNLTSGAGGGGLSAGVVGAVNSERILVEQLNQAISFRSQQLRDQFGELTDRQVDQAESQAWDNIVNSLLLGGEIDRRRLATAGDEIYYILQNYPPDIITTNEGFRTDGEFDPGKYYQALNNPVGQEWGEVEYYLANILPGEKMNQLVRAVAFTSEEEVKASWYEANSQATIDFIYVPTGSINTDDLAISEDDLEAIYRRDRDSFEQPETRILEYVFWAKSPGAADSAEVRELAAALIARAQAGEDFADLALEYSDDPGSGPSGGDLGWFGRGQMVAPFDAAAFAAQQGEIVGPVATQFGYHVIKVQERKDEGDETRLNARHILLNVNVSSQTLNDIRSQASLFAFDAVDSTFERALQIYELSALTAQPLERAASLLPPPVGRLRSAVRFAYQAEIGELSDVLENDQGYIVATLTGIRKAGVQPLDEVRATLSRLALEEAAKEQVELIMANIQRQLAGGVSWQAIADSVPEAKVSTDVTANLNGSFAGLGRSPTLTGVLKTLVSGEVSRVVALERGEAIVKLVALEKADWSAYPGQRAAEHSSLYQRKVNAVWAEWLADLRKQAKIVDNRSYFY encoded by the coding sequence GTGGCAACGCTAACTACCATACGTGAACGCCAGAAGGTCATCTTGTGGGCCTTCCTGGCCATCTTCATCCTGAGCCTCTCCCTGGGTGGACTCGTCGGGGGAGCCAACGTCATCGACCAGATTTTCGGCAGCAACCTGACCAGCGGGGCCGGAGGCGGTGGACTGTCGGCGGGAGTTGTGGGGGCTGTGAACTCGGAGCGTATCCTGGTGGAGCAGTTGAACCAGGCGATCAGCTTTCGCTCCCAGCAGCTGCGGGATCAATTCGGTGAACTCACTGACCGGCAGGTCGACCAGGCTGAAAGCCAGGCCTGGGATAATATCGTCAATTCCCTTCTTCTGGGCGGGGAAATCGACCGCCGCCGGCTGGCCACCGCCGGGGACGAGATCTACTACATTTTGCAGAACTATCCCCCCGATATAATCACCACGAACGAGGGCTTTCGGACGGATGGTGAGTTTGACCCGGGCAAATACTATCAGGCCCTGAACAATCCCGTTGGCCAGGAGTGGGGCGAGGTAGAGTACTATCTCGCAAACATCCTGCCGGGCGAAAAAATGAACCAACTGGTGCGGGCCGTGGCTTTCACCTCTGAAGAGGAGGTAAAGGCAAGCTGGTATGAGGCTAATTCCCAGGCCACCATCGACTTCATCTATGTGCCCACAGGCTCTATCAATACTGACGACCTGGCCATCAGCGAGGACGATCTGGAGGCAATTTACCGGCGTGACCGCGACAGCTTCGAGCAGCCCGAAACCCGTATCCTGGAATACGTGTTCTGGGCCAAGTCTCCCGGCGCGGCCGATTCAGCCGAAGTACGCGAACTGGCAGCCGCTCTGATCGCCCGGGCGCAGGCGGGGGAGGATTTCGCCGACCTGGCACTGGAGTATTCCGATGATCCCGGTTCTGGGCCCAGCGGTGGCGACCTGGGCTGGTTTGGCCGTGGCCAGATGGTGGCGCCCTTCGATGCAGCTGCCTTCGCCGCGCAGCAGGGTGAGATCGTCGGGCCGGTGGCAACCCAGTTCGGCTATCACGTCATCAAAGTCCAGGAACGCAAAGATGAGGGTGATGAAACTCGGCTGAATGCCAGGCACATCCTGTTGAACGTCAACGTCAGCTCGCAGACGCTGAACGATATACGGAGCCAGGCAAGCCTGTTTGCCTTCGACGCCGTAGACTCCACTTTTGAACGAGCCCTGCAAATTTATGAGCTGAGCGCCCTCACCGCGCAGCCTCTGGAGCGGGCGGCCTCCCTTCTGCCACCCCCCGTTGGACGTCTACGATCAGCGGTACGGTTTGCCTATCAGGCCGAGATTGGCGAGTTATCGGACGTCCTGGAGAATGACCAGGGCTATATTGTGGCCACTCTCACGGGTATTCGGAAGGCGGGCGTTCAGCCCCTGGACGAGGTGCGCGCTACCCTCAGCCGCCTAGCCCTAGAGGAGGCGGCCAAGGAACAGGTCGAGCTCATCATGGCCAACATTCAAAGGCAGTTGGCCGGCGGGGTCAGTTGGCAGGCTATCGCGGACTCGGTCCCCGAGGCCAAGGTCTCCACAGACGTAACGGCAAACCTGAACGGAAGCTTCGCCGGCCTCGGCCGTAGCCCCACGCTCACCGGCGTGCTCAAAACGCTTGTGTCCGGGGAGGTGAGCCGGGTCGTTGCGCTGGAGCGCGGGGAGGCTATTGTGAAATTGGTAGCGCTTGAAAAGGCAGACTGGTCGGCCTACCCTGGCCAGCGAGCAGCTGAGCACAGCAGCCTGTATCAGCGCAAGGTCAATGCAGTCTGGGCGGAATGGCTGGCCGATTTGAGGAAACAGGCCAAGATCGTGGATAACCGCAGCTACTTTTATTAA
- a CDS encoding type II toxin-antitoxin system Phd/YefM family antitoxin produces MKPSEAIKPISYLKAHAAEVIKDIVDHQKAMIITQNGVPKVVVQDVYSYERNQESLALLKMLAQSSRSLKEGRFKPAQAAFDHLASRINTQ; encoded by the coding sequence ATGAAGCCCAGCGAAGCCATTAAACCCATCAGTTATCTCAAAGCCCACGCCGCAGAAGTTATCAAGGATATCGTGGACCACCAGAAGGCGATGATCATCACCCAAAACGGGGTACCGAAAGTGGTGGTTCAGGATGTGTATAGCTATGAGCGCAATCAGGAGAGCCTTGCCCTGCTGAAGATGCTGGCCCAGAGCAGCCGCAGTTTGAAGGAGGGCAGGTTCAAGCCGGCCCAGGCAGCCTTTGACCATCTGGCCAGCCGCATCAACACTCAGTAG